The following is a genomic window from Hyphomicrobiales bacterium.
AGGAGGACGATGGTGAGCATCGCGCCAGGGCCGGCGATGATCGGCGTGGCCAGGGGATAGACGGCAACCTCCATCACCTTCTCGCCGGTGGGTACCGACGGAGGCATATGCTTGGCCTCGCCAAGCACCATCGACACAGCGAACAGGAAGAGGACGATGCCGCCCGCGATCTGGAAAGAGAGCAGTGAAATACCCATGGCATGGAGCAGGAACTGTCCGCAAAAGCCGAAGATCGCGAGAATGATGAAGGCCAGCAGCACGGCGATGGAAGCCGCCCGGCGTTTCTCGCCATCGGTCAGGCTAGTCGTCGCCCCCATGAAAAGTGGCAGATGGCTGATCGGATCAAGCACGGCCCACAATGTAACGAGTTGGGTGATGAAAAGCGCCTGATCGTCGAGCATCCGCGAGGCCCCGTGCAGCATGGCAATGCCCCCGCCGCGATGGGTGGGGAGCGGCCATGCTTGTAACAGCACATGGTGCAAACATAAATCGGCTTGGAGTGATCCCGGGCAGAGGTCGGAGAGGTCGTGCCTTACCGCCGCGCGTCTGGCCGCACCATCTCGAACATGACCTCTGGCGAGATCTGCGCGTAACCGCCCGCGCCTCCGGCGCGCAGGATGGGGAGCGCAGCCGCCGTATCATAAATGCCGTTCTTCAGAAGCGCTTCGTCAATATGGACACCCACGACCTCGCCGAGGGTCAGCCAGCTGTCGACAGGTTCTCCCGCGGCAGATTTCAGGCGAATGACGTCGATCTTGATGCATTCCATGGCAACGGGGCTTTCCGCGACCCGTGGCACGCCCACCATCTGGCTCGGTGCCGGCGTCAGCCCTGCCAGCGCAAATTCATCCACGGCCGGCGGCAGGGTCGTCGAAGTGATGTTCATGGCCTCCGCAAGGGGCCGTGTTGCCAGGTTCCAGACGAACTCCCCCGTCTCGGTGATATTGCGCACGCTGTCCTTCCAGCCCGTGCTGGCGAAGCCGATGATCGGCGGCCTGTAATTGAAGGCATTGAAGAAGCTGTAGGGAGCGAGATTCAATACGCCGTCAGCGGCGCGGGACGAGATCCAGCCAATAGGGCGCGGGCCGATGATGGCGTTGAAGGGATCATGCGGCAGTCCGTGCCCCTTGGACGGCTGGTAGAAATACATGCGGACCCTCTCCGGGATGGACCTACGCCGTATGCGAAACCGCGCTCTGGGTGATCAGGGCATAAAGCGCCGAGGCGTCCCGGGTGGCGCGTATGCTGTCGACCAGGCCCGGCTCGCGCAACAGCCGGGCGATACGGGCAAGCGCCTTCAGGTGATCAGCGCCCGCTGTCTCCGGTGCCAGCAGCAGGAAGATGATATCGACGGGCT
Proteins encoded in this region:
- a CDS encoding conserved membrane hypothetical protein (Evidence 4 : Unknown function but conserved in other organisms): MLHGASRMLDDQALFITQLVTLWAVLDPISHLPLFMGATTSLTDGEKRRAASIAVLLAFIILAIFGFCGQFLLHAMGISLLSFQIAGGIVLFLFAVSMVLGEAKHMPPSVPTGEKVMEVAVYPLATPIIAGPGAMLTIVLLMDNNRYSPAEQFITFAALGTVLVGLLTIFLLGGILTKLLGTGMTNLLRRTMGLVLAALAVNLVLSAAATWLKLPEI
- a CDS encoding Flavin reductase (DIM6/NTAB) family NADH-FMN oxidoreductase RutF, with protein sequence MYFYQPSKGHGLPHDPFNAIIGPRPIGWISSRAADGVLNLAPYSFFNAFNYRPPIIGFASTGWKDSVRNITETGEFVWNLATRPLAEAMNITSTTLPPAVDEFALAGLTPAPSQMVGVPRVAESPVAMECIKIDVIRLKSAAGEPVDSWLTLGEVVGVHIDEALLKNGIYDTAAALPILRAGGAGGYAQISPEVMFEMVRPDARR